The following are from one region of the Flavobacteriaceae bacterium UJ101 genome:
- the cca gene encoding CCA-adding enzyme (Catalyzes the addition and repair of the essential 3'- terminal CCA sequence in tRNAs without using a nucleic acid template. Adds these three nucleotides in the order of C, C, and A to the tRNA nucleotide-73, using CTP and ATP as substrates and producing inorganic pyrophosphate; Belongs to the tRNA nucleotidyltransferase/poly(A) polymerase family. Bacterial CCA-adding enzyme type 3 subfamily.; KEGG: fps:FP1644 tRNA nucleotidyltransferase (CCA-adding enzyme); CCA tRNA nucleotidyltransferase), which translates to MNLKHAIQHPIFEYIKQASSEIATESFVIGGFVRDFLLERESKKDIDIVAKDSGIELALKVAHLLPTQPEVKVFKRFGTAMLRFQGMDIEFVGARKESYRSDSRNPIVEDGTLEDDQNRRDFTINAMAISLNESNFGTLIDPFGGVKHLEEKLIKTPLDPTITYSDDPLRMMRAIRFATQLNFNIEKDSFEAIKRNQERIKIISVERIMDEFNKIMLTEKPSVGLALLFESGLLDYILPEITALQGIDEIEGKTHKDNFWHTLEVVDNIAPHTQNLWLRWSALLHDVGKAPTKRYDKKIGWTFHGHEFVGNKMIPKIFKRLKLPLGNDLKYVRKIVMMSSRPISLIEDEVTDSAVRRLLFDAGDDIEDLFTLCNADITTKNPKKQRRYQNNFKRVQEKIKQVEERDRIRNFQPPITGQEIIKTFNIQPGKEIGMIKNSIKDAILAGTIPNEYEAAKAYMIQKGKQLGLEIVYE; encoded by the coding sequence ATGAATTTAAAACATGCCATACAACATCCTATTTTTGAATATATTAAACAAGCTTCTTCAGAAATTGCTACTGAAAGCTTTGTTATTGGAGGATTTGTACGTGATTTTTTACTCGAAAGAGAATCTAAAAAAGATATTGATATTGTAGCCAAAGACAGTGGAATTGAATTGGCTTTAAAAGTTGCTCATTTGCTTCCTACTCAACCTGAAGTTAAAGTTTTCAAACGATTTGGAACAGCTATGCTTCGTTTTCAAGGAATGGATATTGAATTTGTTGGTGCACGAAAAGAATCCTATCGTAGTGATTCTCGAAACCCAATTGTAGAAGATGGAACCCTAGAAGATGATCAAAACCGCCGAGACTTTACTATTAATGCCATGGCAATATCTTTAAATGAATCTAATTTTGGAACATTAATAGACCCCTTTGGAGGTGTAAAGCATCTTGAAGAAAAATTAATAAAAACACCTTTAGATCCTACCATTACCTATTCTGATGATCCTCTACGAATGATGCGTGCTATTCGCTTTGCAACTCAATTGAATTTTAATATAGAAAAAGATTCATTTGAGGCTATAAAACGTAACCAAGAACGTATCAAAATTATTTCTGTAGAGCGAATTATGGATGAATTCAATAAAATTATGCTTACGGAAAAACCTTCTGTAGGATTAGCTCTATTATTTGAATCTGGTTTATTAGATTACATTTTACCTGAAATTACAGCTTTACAAGGTATTGATGAAATTGAAGGTAAAACTCATAAAGATAACTTTTGGCATACATTAGAAGTTGTCGATAATATTGCTCCTCATACCCAAAATCTTTGGTTACGATGGTCTGCTCTTCTTCATGATGTAGGAAAAGCTCCTACAAAACGTTATGATAAAAAAATTGGTTGGACTTTTCATGGTCATGAATTCGTTGGAAATAAAATGATTCCTAAAATATTCAAACGTTTAAAATTACCTTTAGGAAACGATTTAAAATACGTTCGAAAAATTGTAATGATGAGCTCTCGCCCTATTTCTCTAATTGAAGATGAAGTAACCGACTCTGCTGTTCGTCGTTTGTTATTTGATGCAGGAGATGATATAGAAGATCTTTTTACACTATGTAATGCAGATATCACAACTAAAAACCCTAAAAAACAACGTCGTTATCAAAATAATTTCAAACGAGTTCAAGAAAAAATAAAACAAGTTGAAGAACGAGACCGAATTCGTAATTTTCAACCTCCTATTACAGGGCAAGAAATTATAAAAACTTTCAATATTCAACCTGGAAAAGAAATAGGAATGATTAAAAATTCGATAAAAGATGCTATCTTAGCGGGAACAATTCCCAATGAATATGAAGCTGCAAAAGCTTACATGATACAAAAAGGGAAACAACTAGGTTTGGAAATTGTATATGAATAA
- a CDS encoding peptide-methionine (R)-S-oxide reductase (Belongs to the MsrB Met sulfoxide reductase family.; KEGG: age:AA314_00536 peptide-methionine (R)-S-oxide reductase), with product MRIIIVILVSFSLQSCAQTAKQKESVVEKEYNIQKTEQEWKKELSPEEYYVLRGKGTERPGTGKYNLHFEEGTYHCNACGAPLFKSETKFDAHCGWPSFDQEIEGSVTYKEDLSHGMVRTEILCTNCGSHLGHVFDDGPTQTGKRFCVNSVSLEFEDKDSSKK from the coding sequence ATGAGAATTATTATCGTTATTTTAGTTTCTTTTAGTTTGCAGTCGTGTGCTCAAACAGCAAAACAAAAGGAAAGCGTAGTGGAAAAAGAATACAACATCCAAAAAACAGAACAGGAATGGAAAAAAGAACTTTCACCTGAGGAGTATTATGTTCTACGAGGAAAAGGAACGGAACGCCCTGGAACAGGTAAATACAATTTACATTTTGAAGAAGGAACCTATCACTGTAATGCATGTGGGGCTCCTTTATTTAAATCTGAAACTAAATTTGATGCGCATTGTGGATGGCCTAGTTTCGATCAAGAAATTGAAGGAAGTGTAACTTATAAAGAAGATCTTTCCCATGGAATGGTTCGAACAGAGATTTTATGCACTAATTGTGGTAGTCACTTAGGTCACGTTTTTGATGATGGACCAACTCAAACAGGAAAACGTTTTTGTGTAAACTCTGTTTCACTTGAATTTGAAGATAAAGATTCCTCTAAAAAATAA
- a CDS encoding UDP-glucose 4-epimerase (Mutarotase converts alpha-aldose to the beta-anomer. It is active on D-glucose, L-arabinose, D-xylose, D-galactose, maltose and lactose (By similarity); In the N-terminal sectio; belongs to the NAD(P)- dependent epimerase/dehydratase family; In the C-terminal sectio; belongs to the aldose epimerase family.; KEGG: pdr:H681_04960 UDP-glucose 4-epimerase), which yields MKKKILVTGGLGYIGSHTVVELQKEGFEVLIVDDLSNSEQIVLERITSITGVKPDFKEFDLKSQEKVKSLFDEYDIEGIIHFAASKAVGESVEKPLMYYQNNLISLMNLLEEFKNRGKDCFIFSSSCTVYGQADVLPITESAPFKPAESPYGKTKQMCEDILMDYTKAYEKNVIALRYFNPIGAHETAKIGELPIGVPQNLIPYVTQTAIGKRECLSVFGDDYETRDGTAVRDYIYVSDLAKAHVKSLKRLIASENQESYEVFNLGTGTGSTVLEVVHAFEAASEQKLNYKIAPRRAGDIEAAYADTKKAEDVLGWRADTPLIDSLRTAWEWEKNLNKNI from the coding sequence ATGAAAAAGAAAATTTTAGTCACTGGAGGATTAGGCTATATAGGATCTCATACTGTTGTAGAACTTCAAAAAGAAGGTTTCGAGGTTTTAATTGTAGACGATTTATCAAACTCTGAACAAATCGTATTGGAAAGAATTACTTCCATAACAGGAGTGAAACCTGACTTTAAAGAATTTGATTTAAAGAGTCAAGAAAAAGTAAAATCACTTTTTGATGAATATGATATTGAAGGAATTATTCACTTTGCAGCATCAAAAGCAGTAGGAGAGAGTGTGGAAAAACCTTTAATGTACTATCAAAATAACTTAATTTCTTTGATGAATTTATTGGAAGAGTTTAAAAATAGAGGGAAAGATTGCTTTATATTTAGTTCTTCATGTACGGTTTATGGTCAAGCAGATGTTTTACCAATTACTGAAAGTGCTCCTTTTAAACCAGCTGAATCTCCTTATGGTAAAACGAAACAAATGTGTGAAGACATTTTGATGGATTATACAAAAGCTTACGAAAAAAATGTGATAGCATTACGTTATTTTAATCCAATTGGAGCACATGAAACAGCAAAAATAGGAGAGTTGCCTATAGGTGTTCCTCAAAATTTAATCCCATATGTAACTCAAACAGCTATAGGAAAAAGAGAATGTTTGTCTGTTTTTGGTGATGATTATGAGACACGAGATGGAACAGCTGTTCGAGATTATATTTATGTTTCGGATTTAGCAAAAGCACATGTGAAATCTTTGAAGAGGTTGATCGCTTCTGAAAATCAAGAATCCTATGAAGTATTTAATTTAGGAACAGGAACAGGAAGTACTGTGTTAGAAGTAGTGCATGCTTTTGAAGCAGCTTCAGAACAAAAACTGAATTATAAAATAGCACCACGTAGAGCTGGAGATATTGAAGCAGCTTACGCTGATACTAAAAAAGCAGAGGATGTTTTAGGATGGAGAGCAGATACTCCTTTAATTGATTCTTTAAGAACCGCTTGGGAGTGGGAAAAAAATCTGAATAAAAATATATAA
- the MARS|metG gene encoding methionine--tRNA ligase (Is required not only for elongation of protein synthesis but also for the initiation of all mRNA translation through initiator tRNA(fMet) aminoacylation; Belongs to the class-I aminoacyl-tRNA synthetase family. MetG type 1 subfamily; Contains 1 tRNA-binding domain.; KEGG: bmx:BMS_0934 methionyl-tRNA synthetase), translating to MNQSKRYTVTAALPYTNGPVHIGHLAGVYIPADIYARYLRLKGHDVAFMCGSDEHGVPITLKAKNEGVTPQEIVDKYHEIIKKSFADFGISFDNYSRTSASIHHETAADFFKDLYDQDVFEEQVSEQFYDEAEEQFLADRYLTGNCPNCGNEDIYRDQCENCGITIQSPKDLLNVRSTITGNIPVLKETKHWYLPFDETFLSNWILKDHQNDWKSNVLGQVKSWIDAGLRPRAVTRDLDWGIKVPVEGAEGKVLYVWFDAPIGYISATKEWAEREGKDWKPYWQNNESELVHFIGKDNIVFHCLIFPQMLKYHSENYHLPTNVPANEFLNLENDKISTSKNWAVWLHEYLEEFKGQQDVLRYTLTTNMPETKDNNFTWKDFQTKNNSELVNTLGNFINRILVLTNKYYDGIVPSPDDFSDYDKEVLNAIKEYPQKIGKNIETYHFRDALSDFMKLAHLGNKYLADEEPWKVIKIDENRTKTIMYVGLQVATALAQLAEPFLPYTAVKLQSFLNIQSISWDEIESVELLPTGHTINKPELLFSRIDDDVIDAQIQKLEDSKTENKMTNPNAKPQKEECTFDDFQKIDLRVGTILEAKKVKKADRLLEFQVDTGIDVRTIVSGVAESFSPDDLIGKQVMVLVNLAPRKIKGIVSQGMLLLTDKEDGKLSFVTPDDTIKNGEIIG from the coding sequence ATGAATCAATCAAAACGCTATACCGTTACCGCAGCATTACCTTATACTAATGGACCAGTTCATATTGGCCATTTAGCAGGAGTTTATATCCCTGCTGATATATACGCACGTTATTTACGTTTGAAAGGACATGATGTTGCTTTTATGTGTGGATCTGATGAACATGGAGTTCCTATTACACTAAAGGCAAAAAATGAAGGTGTAACACCTCAAGAAATTGTAGATAAGTACCATGAAATTATAAAAAAATCATTTGCTGATTTTGGTATTTCATTTGATAATTATTCACGTACTTCTGCATCCATTCATCATGAAACAGCTGCTGATTTTTTCAAAGATTTATATGATCAAGATGTTTTTGAAGAGCAAGTTTCGGAACAATTTTATGATGAAGCAGAAGAACAGTTTTTAGCAGATCGCTATTTAACAGGAAATTGCCCAAATTGTGGAAATGAAGATATATATAGAGATCAATGTGAGAATTGTGGGATTACGATTCAAAGTCCTAAAGACCTATTGAATGTCCGCTCTACGATAACAGGAAATATTCCGGTTTTAAAAGAAACGAAGCATTGGTATTTACCATTTGATGAAACGTTTTTATCAAATTGGATTTTGAAAGATCATCAAAATGATTGGAAATCGAATGTATTAGGACAAGTAAAGTCATGGATTGACGCTGGACTACGCCCAAGAGCTGTAACGCGTGATTTGGATTGGGGGATTAAAGTACCTGTTGAAGGAGCAGAAGGGAAAGTATTATATGTTTGGTTTGATGCACCTATTGGTTATATTTCGGCAACAAAAGAGTGGGCTGAAAGAGAAGGGAAAGATTGGAAACCCTATTGGCAGAATAATGAATCTGAATTGGTTCATTTCATAGGAAAAGATAATATTGTATTTCATTGTTTGATTTTTCCCCAAATGTTGAAATATCATAGTGAAAACTATCATTTACCAACAAATGTACCTGCTAATGAATTTTTAAATTTAGAGAATGATAAAATTTCAACTTCTAAGAATTGGGCAGTTTGGTTACACGAATACTTAGAAGAATTTAAGGGACAACAAGATGTTTTACGATATACGTTGACCACCAATATGCCCGAAACAAAAGATAATAACTTTACTTGGAAAGATTTTCAAACGAAGAATAATTCAGAGTTAGTAAATACTTTAGGGAATTTTATCAATCGTATTTTAGTTTTAACTAATAAATATTACGATGGAATTGTTCCTAGTCCTGATGATTTTTCTGATTATGATAAGGAGGTTTTGAATGCTATTAAAGAATATCCTCAAAAAATTGGAAAAAATATTGAAACCTATCATTTTAGAGATGCTTTGTCTGATTTTATGAAATTAGCCCATTTAGGGAATAAATATTTAGCAGATGAAGAGCCTTGGAAAGTAATTAAAATAGATGAAAATCGTACAAAAACAATTATGTATGTAGGTTTACAAGTGGCTACTGCATTGGCTCAATTAGCAGAACCATTTTTACCATATACTGCTGTGAAATTACAATCATTTTTAAATATACAATCTATTTCTTGGGATGAAATAGAAAGTGTGGAACTATTACCTACTGGGCATACCATTAATAAACCAGAATTGTTGTTTAGTAGAATAGATGACGATGTGATTGATGCTCAGATTCAAAAATTAGAAGATAGTAAGACTGAAAATAAAATGACAAACCCGAATGCAAAACCTCAAAAAGAGGAATGTACTTTTGATGATTTTCAAAAAATCGATTTACGTGTAGGAACTATTCTAGAAGCTAAAAAAGTAAAAAAAGCAGATCGTTTGTTAGAATTTCAAGTAGATACGGGAATAGACGTTCGTACGATTGTTTCAGGTGTAGCTGAAAGCTTTTCTCCTGATGATTTAATAGGGAAACAAGTAATGGTTTTGGTTAATTTAGCTCCACGTAAAATAAAAGGAATTGTAAGCCAAGGTATGTTATTGTTAACCGATAAAGAAGATGGTAAACTATCTTTTGTAACACCAGATGATACTATAAAAAATGGTGAGATTATAGGATGA
- a CDS encoding protein YtsP (Belongs to the free Met sulfoxide reductase family.), with the protein MDFIQQEIRTIIQSNSSLNAKLLQICEFLDKSFEYYNWTGFYFKNGDKNELKLGPYVGAHTDHVIIPFGKGICGQVALSNETFLVDDVYEQENYLACSIDTKSEIVVPIFKNGENVGQIDIDSHTVNAFSDKDQQLLEFICTEIGKLLEKS; encoded by the coding sequence ATGGATTTTATACAACAAGAAATAAGAACAATAATACAATCTAATAGCTCTTTAAATGCTAAGCTTTTACAGATCTGTGAATTTTTGGATAAAAGCTTTGAGTATTATAATTGGACCGGTTTTTACTTTAAAAACGGAGATAAAAATGAATTAAAATTAGGTCCTTATGTAGGGGCTCATACCGATCATGTTATTATTCCTTTTGGAAAAGGTATTTGTGGACAAGTAGCACTTTCAAATGAAACCTTTTTAGTAGATGATGTTTATGAACAAGAAAATTATTTAGCTTGTAGTATTGATACAAAGTCTGAAATTGTAGTTCCAATTTTTAAAAATGGGGAAAATGTTGGCCAAATTGATATCGATAGCCATACAGTCAACGCCTTTTCTGATAAAGATCAACAATTATTAGAATTCATTTGTACAGAAATCGGAAAACTTCTTGAAAAATCATAA
- a CDS encoding vitamin B12 transporter BtuB (Involved in the active translocation of vitamin B12 (cyanocobalamin) across the outer membrane to the periplasmic space. It derives its energy for transport by interacting with the trans-periplasmic membrane protein TonB; Belongs to the TonB-dependent receptor family. BtuB (TC 1.B.14.3.1) subfamily.): protein MKLLFNIMLFFSIQFIFAQNTQTITGVIKNENGSTLPEVHLYSDELHKGTETTENGHFTISIPSGNHWFTISKEGYSTQVIELNGSKKEWTITLKDDDEHHIDEVIFTGISSSKKKLSPLSGATVSKEQLLESAQPNIIETLTQTPGIENFSTGTSISKPIIRGLGSNRILISQNGIRQEEQQWGAEHGVQIDGQSIEKVQIIKGPASLMYGSDALGGVINFNTEKHLHEGEVKWNLNTAYFTNNKQRQFSLDNAGMLNNIFWDWTISGVEAANYENDYDGRVFNSGFRNLNFNGSIGKNYNWGNTHFFVSNFHQNLGIIEGERDENGQFLQHVIQGDELVEVPATNLDDYTIHFPYQRLNHFKAQLKQNIFLPTSKLAFNFGYQQNDRKEFELHDAEEDPNEPALNMRLHTYNYDMKWFINEKNHFKTTWGINGMFQENKSLGEEHLISNYNLYDFGAFAYAEKKWKKTLINAGIRWDYRRINSKALEVEEDHHHHDDEDEHEDEVFEPGFEALKTSFNNFSGSLGISHNLNKNLTLKATLGKSFRAPTALELTANGVHHGSLRYERGNPNLDIENALQVDGSIIFTNRNFSIETSLFYTDYQDFIYLEKMTDEQNNPILVDGFEAFEYQQQDAEFFGGEFLLNIHPRVIKWFHWKNSFAMVNAQFKDYESEASKYVPNIPANKLLSEIELVFHPNKFVKKWSFNTGVRHYMEQDHAYTLYDTETPTDAYTLVHAGFSTVFQNKKGKELFHLTLAGENLFDETYQSHLSRLKYLDENPANGKTGVFNMGRNFVVKLNIPLSL, encoded by the coding sequence ATGAAATTATTATTTAATATTATGCTATTTTTTAGCATTCAATTTATTTTTGCACAAAATACACAAACCATAACAGGAGTCATTAAAAATGAAAATGGCTCTACTTTACCTGAAGTTCATCTTTATTCTGATGAATTACATAAAGGAACTGAAACTACTGAAAACGGTCACTTTACTATTTCAATTCCTTCAGGAAATCACTGGTTTACTATCTCTAAAGAAGGATATTCTACCCAAGTGATAGAATTAAATGGTAGTAAAAAAGAATGGACTATTACCCTAAAAGATGATGATGAACATCATATCGATGAAGTTATTTTTACAGGGATTTCTAGTTCTAAGAAAAAACTAAGTCCCCTTTCAGGAGCTACTGTATCAAAAGAACAATTATTAGAAAGTGCTCAACCTAATATTATTGAGACATTAACACAAACACCTGGTATTGAAAACTTTAGTACAGGAACAAGTATTTCAAAACCTATTATTAGAGGATTAGGAAGTAATCGTATCTTAATTTCACAAAATGGAATTCGTCAAGAAGAACAACAATGGGGAGCAGAACATGGAGTACAAATAGATGGGCAATCTATTGAAAAAGTTCAAATTATTAAAGGGCCTGCTAGTCTTATGTACGGTTCTGATGCCTTAGGAGGTGTTATTAATTTTAATACTGAAAAACACTTGCATGAAGGAGAAGTTAAGTGGAATTTAAATACAGCTTACTTTACAAATAATAAACAACGTCAATTTTCATTAGATAATGCAGGAATGCTAAACAATATATTCTGGGATTGGACTATATCAGGAGTTGAAGCAGCTAATTACGAAAATGATTATGATGGACGTGTTTTTAATTCAGGTTTTCGAAATTTAAACTTTAACGGAAGTATTGGAAAAAATTATAATTGGGGTAACACCCACTTCTTTGTAAGTAATTTTCATCAAAATTTAGGTATTATAGAAGGAGAACGAGATGAAAATGGACAGTTTTTACAACATGTTATTCAAGGAGATGAATTAGTAGAAGTTCCCGCAACCAATTTAGATGACTATACTATCCATTTCCCATACCAACGATTAAATCACTTTAAAGCACAATTAAAACAAAATATCTTTCTACCTACCTCTAAATTGGCATTTAATTTTGGTTATCAACAAAATGATCGTAAAGAATTTGAATTACATGATGCTGAAGAAGATCCTAATGAACCTGCATTAAACATGCGTTTACATACTTATAATTATGATATGAAATGGTTTATCAACGAAAAAAATCATTTTAAAACAACATGGGGAATTAATGGAATGTTCCAAGAAAATAAATCTTTAGGAGAAGAGCACCTCATTTCAAATTATAACTTATATGATTTCGGGGCTTTTGCTTATGCTGAAAAAAAATGGAAAAAGACTTTGATTAATGCTGGAATTCGATGGGATTATAGAAGAATTAATAGTAAAGCATTAGAAGTTGAAGAAGATCATCACCATCATGATGATGAAGATGAACATGAAGACGAAGTTTTTGAACCTGGATTTGAAGCTTTAAAAACATCTTTTAATAATTTTAGTGGATCATTAGGTATTAGCCATAATCTCAATAAAAATCTAACATTAAAAGCTACTTTAGGTAAAAGTTTTCGTGCACCTACTGCTTTAGAATTAACAGCTAATGGTGTGCACCATGGAAGTCTTCGTTATGAAAGAGGAAACCCTAATTTAGACATAGAGAATGCCTTACAAGTAGATGGGAGTATTATTTTTACCAATCGTAATTTCAGCATAGAAACAAGTCTATTCTATACTGATTATCAAGATTTTATTTATCTAGAAAAAATGACTGATGAGCAGAATAATCCAATCTTAGTTGATGGGTTTGAAGCTTTTGAATACCAACAACAAGATGCTGAATTCTTTGGAGGAGAATTCTTATTGAATATTCATCCAAGAGTAATAAAATGGTTCCACTGGAAAAATAGTTTTGCCATGGTTAATGCTCAATTTAAAGACTATGAAAGTGAAGCTTCTAAGTATGTTCCTAATATTCCAGCAAATAAATTATTATCAGAAATTGAATTGGTTTTTCACCCAAATAAATTCGTTAAAAAATGGTCATTTAATACAGGGGTCCGTCATTATATGGAACAAGATCATGCTTATACGTTATACGACACCGAAACACCAACAGATGCTTATACATTGGTTCATGCAGGATTTTCAACTGTTTTTCAAAATAAAAAAGGAAAAGAATTGTTTCATTTAACTTTAGCAGGTGAAAACTTATTTGATGAGACTTACCAAAGTCACTTAAGTCGTCTAAAATATCTAGATGAAAACCCAGCAAATGGTAAAACGGGAGTATTCAATATGGGACGAAATTTTGTGGTTAAATTAAATATTCCACTTAGTCTTTAA
- a CDS encoding L-threonylcarbamoyladenylate synthase (Required for the formation of a threonylcarbamoyl group on adenosine at position 37 (t(6)A37) in tRNAs that read codons beginning with adenine. Catalyzes the conversion of L-threonine, HCO(3)(-)/CO(2) and ATP to give threonylcarbamoyl-AMP (TC-AMP) as the acyladenylate intermediate, with the release of diphosphate; Belongs to the SUA5 family. TsaC subfamily; Contains 1 YrdC-like domain.; KEGG: vch:VC0054 L-threonylcarbamoyladenylate synthase): MQQEIQNALKILQNGGIILYPTDTIWGIGCDATNESAVQKIYDLKRRQESKSMLVLVHNDVQLEHIIKEVPDTAWDIIDLSERPTTLVLDNPQNIASNLIAKDNSLGVRVTQDSFCKRLIQQLKAPLVSTSANISGEKSPQNFNEISPDILQGVDYIVNLRQNEKAQQKSSTVIKLRNNGEVKVLRQ; encoded by the coding sequence ATGCAACAAGAAATACAAAATGCATTAAAAATATTGCAAAATGGAGGTATCATACTCTACCCTACTGATACAATTTGGGGAATCGGATGTGATGCCACTAATGAATCAGCTGTCCAAAAAATTTACGATTTAAAACGTCGTCAAGAATCTAAAAGTATGCTGGTTTTGGTTCATAATGATGTTCAACTGGAACACATTATTAAAGAAGTACCTGATACTGCTTGGGATATTATCGATTTATCAGAAAGACCTACGACATTAGTTTTAGATAATCCACAAAATATAGCTTCTAATCTAATTGCAAAAGACAATTCCTTAGGAGTTCGCGTAACACAAGATTCTTTTTGTAAACGACTGATTCAACAATTAAAAGCACCTTTAGTCTCAACTTCTGCCAATATTTCAGGAGAAAAGTCGCCTCAAAATTTTAACGAAATATCACCTGATATTTTGCAAGGTGTAGATTACATTGTAAATTTGCGCCAGAACGAAAAAGCACAACAAAAAAGCTCTACCGTAATCAAATTAAGAAATAATGGAGAGGTAAAAGTGCTTCGTCAATAA